In the Oceanivirga salmonicida genome, TATGTTACTTTCCATTACCTATATTATTCTCCCAAACATTCTCCAATAAATTCTAGTAACTCATCTTTACCAGTATTATTTAGTGATGAATGGAAAAATACATCTTCATTACTAAACTCTAATTTTTTTCTTATTTCTTTTAATTGTTTAAATCTTTGATTATTAGATAACTTATCATTTTTAGTAAAAATTATGTAATATTCTATGTTATAATGTTCTAGCCATTCTAACATTTGCATATCTTCTTGTGATGGTATTCTCCTAATATCTAATAAAAGAAATAGAATTTTATCTCTTTCACTTGTTAAGTAATTTTCAATAATTTTACCCCAATCTTTTTTTACAGCAATTGGTACTTTTGCAAATCCATAACCAGGTAAATCAACAAATAAAAAACTATTATTTATTTTGAAAAAGTTTACTAATTGAGTTCTACCAGGAGTTTTA is a window encoding:
- the yihA gene encoding ribosome biogenesis GTP-binding protein YihA/YsxC, which produces MRIQKAEFVISAVNIKGYPENLKKEFAFIGRSNVGKSSLINSLTNKKNLARTSKTPGRTQLVNFFKINNSFLFVDLPGYGFAKVPIAVKKDWGKIIENYLTSERDKILFLLLDIRRIPSQEDMQMLEWLEHYNIEYYIIFTKNDKLSNNQRFKQLKEIRKKLEFSNEDVFFHSSLNNTGKDELLEFIGECLGE